Proteins co-encoded in one Pseudoliparis swirei isolate HS2019 ecotype Mariana Trench chromosome 7, NWPU_hadal_v1, whole genome shotgun sequence genomic window:
- the LOC130196890 gene encoding uncharacterized protein LOC130196890 isoform X2, with protein MEDHPYALRGAGDFVGAPPPPPPSPPAAAIGIDYGAGGDYDGAPGLPTAIRRAPAPTPTPRHPPPVPPAPRHPPTPPGTGPQVSYQVSDTLVPLNFHYTV; from the exons ATGGAGGACCACCCGTACGCGCTGCGCGGAg CTGGCGACTTCGTTGGAGCTccaccgcccccccctcccagccccCCGGCGGCAGCCATCGGAATCGACTACGGAG CTGGCGGAGACTACGATGGAGCTCCTGGCCTCCCTACGGCCATCAG ACGAGCTCCGGCGCCGACTCCGACACCCAGACATCCGCCGCCGGTTCCGCCAGCTCCGCGCCATCCGCCGACTCCGCCAGGGACTGGCCCGCAGGTAAGTTATCAGGTTAGTGATACACTTGTCCCTTTAAACTTTCACTACACTGTTTAA
- the LOC130196890 gene encoding uncharacterized protein LOC130196890 isoform X1: MEDHPYALRGAGDFVGAPPPPPPSPPAAAIGIDYGAGGDYDGAPGLPTAIRLVQEDNMADIRLHNARVSLLRVFALLTPDELRRRLRHPDIRRRFRQLRAIRRLRQGLARR, encoded by the exons ATGGAGGACCACCCGTACGCGCTGCGCGGAg CTGGCGACTTCGTTGGAGCTccaccgcccccccctcccagccccCCGGCGGCAGCCATCGGAATCGACTACGGAG CTGGCGGAGACTACGATGGAGCTCCTGGCCTCCCTACGGCCATCAGGTTAGTCCAGGAAGATAACATGGCGGACATTAGGCTTCATAATGCGCGTGTCTCTTTGTTGCGTGTCTTTGCCCTTTTAACACCAGACGAGCTCCGGCGCCGACTCCGACACCCAGACATCCGCCGCCGGTTCCGCCAGCTCCGCGCCATCCGCCGACTCCGCCAGGGACTGGCCCGCAGGTAA
- the ptger4a gene encoding prostaglandin E receptor 4 (subtype EP4) a: protein MNNQSMTGRTMVPTIPTIPSIMFIFGVVGNVIAIVVLCKSRKEQKETTFYTLVCGLAVTDLLGTLLASPVTIATYVKGSWPGEDPLCQYFGFTLLFFSLAGLSIICAMSVERYIAINHAYFYNDYVDQKLAGFTLLAIYISNALFCALPIVGFGQVKKQYPQTWCFLEWRSNKTSDATYSYIYAGFSSLLILATVVCNVLVCEALIRMHRRFVRRTSLGTDLGRSVDPPRRGRSFGRLAGAEIQMVTLLIGTSVVVLICSIPLVAQVFLNQLYKTPVELRLNKNPDLRAIRFASFNPILDPWIYILLRKAVLLKLIEKIKYIFCKMGARRQRRQGSFHCVDNHQLSSALSNRDSHSLASTYMQDFSSSFQTFLYLPEGSEVYKGTCHKVEALSVSQPLSVRNSQASHSLEQGSVEVQSREGTTVIRDCAAPPCPKEPALQVSLSTDTELT from the exons ATGAACAACCAGTCGATGACAGGGAGGACCATGGTCCCGACCATCCCGACCATCCCGTCTATTATGTTCATTTTCGGGGTGGTGGGGAATGTCATCGCCATCGTGGTTCTTTGTAAATCCCGCAAGGAGCAGAAGGAAACCACGTTTTACACGCTGGTGTGCGGACTGGCAGTCACGGACCTGCTGGGCACGCTGCTGGCCAGTCCGGTCACCATCGCCACTTACGTGAAGGGCTCGTGGCCAGGAGAGGACCCGCTGTGCCAGTACTTTGGATTCACCTTGCTTTTCTTCTCCCTGGCGGGGCTCAGTATCATCTGCGCCATGTCGGTGGAGAGGTACATCGCTATAAACCATGCATACTTCTACAATGACTATGTGGACCAGAAACTGGCGGGGTTCACTCTCCTGGCTATCTACATCTCCAACGCGCTTTTCTGCGCCCTGCCGATTGTCGGCTTCGGACAGGTGAAGAAACAATACCCGCAAACGTGGTGTTTTCTAGAGTGGAGGAGCAACAAGACCAGCGACGCCACCTACTCATATATTTACGCGGGGTTCAGCTCTCTTCTTATTCTCGCCACTGTTGTCTGTAACGTGCTGGTGTGCGAGGCTTTGATCCGGATGCACCGGCGCTTCGTTCGTAGGACGTCGTTGGGAACCGATCTCGGGCGCAGCGTCGACCCACCGAGGAGAGGACGCAGCTTTGGACGTCTGGCCGGCGCGGAGATTCAGATGGTCACTCTGCTTATAGGCACTTCGGTAGTGGTGCTCATCTGCTCCATTCCACTTGTG GCTCAGGTGTTCCTCAACCAGCTGTATAAGACTCCTGTGGAGCTGAGGCTCAACAAAAACCCTGATCTACGAGCGATACGTTTCGCCTCATTTAACCCCATTCTTGACCCCTGGATCTACATTTTGCTCCGGAAGGCTGTTCTCCTCAAGCTCATTGAGAAAATCAAGTACATATTTTGCAAGATGGGAGCACGAAGGCAACGGAGGCAGGGGAGCTTCCACTGCGTAGACAATCATCAGCTCTCCTCGGCCCTTTCGAATCGGGACTCGCACTCCCTGGCTTCCACCTATATGCAAGACTTCTCCAGCAGCTTCCAGACCTTCCTCTACCTACCAGAGGGAAGTGAAGTGTACAAAGGAACCTGCCACAAAGTAGAAGCACTCTCTGTTTCACAACCTTTATCCGTCAGAAACTCACAGGCTTCTCATTCGTTAGAGCAGGGCAGCGTTGAGGTTCAGAGTAGAGAAGGGACAACTGTCATCAGGGACTGTGCAGCTCCGCCATGCCCAAAGGAGCCCGCCCTTCAGGTGTCATTGAGCACTGACACAGAGCTGACTTAG